From a single Anaeromicrobium sediminis genomic region:
- a CDS encoding BKACE family enzyme, which produces MNNGVIITCAVTGSGDSHLKHPGVPRTPEEIAKAAIEAAKAGAAVAHVHVRNPETGDSARDIELYKETAKLIRESEVDVILNITAGMGADFVPDEEDPSRGGPGTDMITAAERVRHIELIKPEICTLDCGSMNYATTSYIATMDMLRETARRIQASGVKPEIEVFELGHVWQAKQLMKEGLIDPDPIFQLCMGVPYGAEATVQNMVAMVNALPPGANWGSFALGRMQMPWVAQSVLLGGNVRVGLEDNIYLDKGVLATNEQLVTRAKELIERMGAKVLTPAEARDKIKLVK; this is translated from the coding sequence ATGAACAATGGAGTAATTATAACATGTGCCGTAACAGGATCAGGTGACTCTCACTTAAAACATCCTGGAGTACCAAGAACACCAGAAGAAATAGCAAAAGCAGCAATAGAAGCTGCAAAAGCAGGTGCAGCAGTAGCTCACGTACACGTAAGAAATCCTGAAACAGGTGATTCAGCTAGAGATATAGAGCTATACAAAGAAACAGCAAAACTTATAAGAGAAAGTGAAGTAGATGTAATACTTAATATAACAGCAGGAATGGGAGCAGATTTCGTTCCAGATGAAGAAGATCCATCAAGAGGTGGTCCTGGAACAGATATGATTACAGCTGCTGAAAGAGTAAGGCATATAGAATTAATCAAACCTGAGATTTGTACATTAGACTGTGGTTCAATGAACTATGCTACAACATCATACATAGCAACAATGGATATGCTTAGAGAAACAGCAAGAAGAATTCAAGCTTCCGGAGTTAAGCCAGAAATAGAAGTATTTGAATTAGGACATGTATGGCAAGCTAAGCAACTTATGAAAGAAGGATTAATTGATCCAGATCCAATATTCCAATTATGTATGGGAGTACCTTACGGAGCAGAAGCAACAGTACAAAATATGGTAGCAATGGTAAATGCCCTACCACCAGGAGCAAACTGGGGATCATTTGCACTAGGTAGAATGCAAATGCCATGGGTAGCTCAATCAGTACTACTTGGAGGTAACGTAAGAGTTGGATTAGAGGACAATATATACTTAGATAAAGGTGTATTGGCTACTAATGAACAATTAGTAACAAGAGCTAAAGAATTAATTGAAAGAATGGGTGCAAAAGTACTTACTCCAGCAGAGGCAAGAGACAAAATAAAGTTAGTTAAATAG
- a CDS encoding L-carnitine dehydrogenase: protein MFINKDQVKTVAIIGTGVIGAGWAARCLHRGIDVMASDPGANAEEALREVIANAEQALQKIVPVPEEKKGKLIFTKDIEEAVKNADYIQESVPEVESIKIPVLKEISKYAKPNAIIGTSTSGLLPTRLQSEMVNPERLVVAHPFNPVYLLPLVEVVGGEATSEEAITTVMEFYKMIGMKPLKVRVEIDGFIADRLLEALWRELLHLVNDDVATTQEIDDAIIYGAGLRWSIMGTAMTYYLAGGKNGMRHFMAQFGPALKLPWTKLEAPELTDELIDKMVDGTAEQGAGKDLREWEQLRDNCLVSIMKGLSEFDHGAGKVIKEDYAIQKERLSL, encoded by the coding sequence ATGTTCATTAATAAGGATCAAGTAAAAACTGTAGCAATAATAGGAACGGGAGTTATTGGTGCAGGATGGGCAGCAAGATGCTTACATAGAGGAATTGATGTAATGGCTTCTGATCCAGGTGCTAATGCAGAAGAGGCATTAAGAGAGGTTATTGCAAATGCTGAACAGGCTTTACAAAAAATAGTACCTGTACCTGAGGAGAAGAAAGGTAAATTAATATTTACTAAAGATATTGAAGAGGCAGTAAAGAATGCTGATTATATACAAGAAAGTGTACCAGAAGTTGAGAGCATAAAAATACCTGTATTAAAGGAAATTTCCAAATATGCAAAACCAAATGCTATAATAGGAACTAGTACTTCAGGTCTATTACCTACAAGATTACAATCAGAGATGGTAAATCCTGAAAGACTTGTAGTAGCACATCCATTTAATCCAGTATATCTTTTACCATTAGTAGAAGTTGTAGGAGGAGAAGCTACTTCAGAAGAAGCTATAACTACTGTTATGGAATTTTATAAAATGATTGGAATGAAACCTTTAAAAGTTAGAGTTGAAATAGATGGTTTCATTGCAGATAGATTATTAGAGGCATTATGGAGAGAGTTATTGCATCTAGTAAATGATGATGTTGCCACAACACAAGAAATAGATGATGCAATTATCTATGGAGCAGGACTCCGATGGTCTATAATGGGAACGGCTATGACTTATTATTTAGCTGGTGGTAAAAATGGAATGAGACATTTTATGGCACAATTTGGTCCTGCACTAAAATTACCATGGACAAAATTAGAAGCACCAGAATTAACAGATGAATTAATTGATAAAATGGTAGATGGAACTGCAGAACAAGGAGCAGGTAAAGACTTAAGAGAATGGGAGCAATTAAGAGATAATTGCTTAGTATCAATCATGAAAGGTTTATCAGAATTTGATCATGGCGCTGGAAAAGTAATAAAAGAAGATTACGCAATCCAAAAAGAAAGACTTTCTTTATAA
- a CDS encoding sodium:solute symporter family protein, which produces MSIYMGGVIVSIILYIIIGNYAGKRVKDVDDYYVSGRNAPTILIAGTLFASMLSTNGFMGDTAYAYTGHITLIVIINTLCAGGYILGPMFFGRYLRRSEVLTMPEYFGKRFNCKKVQRFAGITTVISLSAYLLAVIQGTGLLMQELTGLSSGICLLIAWFCFTSFTFYSGSKGVILTDTIMFIIFIAATVVAGPFIFEKAGGLGNIVTNLLASSDAPKDLLAYHGTLAEGVSAFDAMSYAITIGIVWLITVSVSPWQASRGLMAQNEHVTIRSGVVAAICTTIFLTFLYVIAISMNLINPAIQPTEKVIIWACFNVVPAIIGVFVLTGVMAAGLSSASTFLSVVGFSATNDIVEINFKDQNQQLWFSRWIMLAIGIVALILAYFNPPAIRVISWFASTVIAASWGPVAFMSVWNKKITAKGALWGMVMGFFGNVAARLINNFTPITLKNLYHPFFIGLFLGFLGIYIGTKTSKVTKEEEEFFKNMHITPESEKAPELFNRDRLYGKVLIVSGVVISAILLVYWAIPFNSFAIK; this is translated from the coding sequence ATGAGTATATATATGGGTGGAGTTATAGTCAGTATTATACTTTATATTATAATAGGTAATTACGCAGGTAAAAGGGTTAAGGATGTGGACGATTACTATGTTAGTGGTAGAAATGCTCCAACTATCCTTATTGCAGGAACATTATTTGCGTCCATGTTAAGTACTAATGGATTCATGGGTGATACGGCCTATGCTTATACGGGTCATATAACATTAATCGTTATAATAAATACATTGTGTGCTGGTGGATATATACTAGGACCTATGTTTTTCGGAAGATACTTAAGACGTAGTGAAGTTCTTACTATGCCTGAGTATTTTGGAAAGAGATTTAATTGTAAAAAAGTACAGAGATTCGCTGGAATAACTACAGTAATATCCTTATCTGCTTATCTTTTAGCAGTAATTCAAGGAACAGGTCTTTTAATGCAAGAACTTACAGGTCTATCTTCAGGAATTTGTCTTTTAATAGCATGGTTTTGTTTTACTTCATTTACTTTCTATTCAGGTTCAAAGGGTGTAATTTTAACAGATACAATAATGTTTATCATATTCATAGCAGCTACTGTAGTAGCAGGTCCCTTCATATTTGAAAAAGCAGGTGGACTTGGTAATATAGTTACTAATTTGTTAGCTAGCTCTGATGCACCAAAGGATTTATTAGCTTATCATGGTACTTTAGCTGAAGGAGTTAGTGCATTTGATGCCATGTCTTATGCCATTACTATAGGTATTGTTTGGTTAATTACAGTATCAGTAAGTCCATGGCAAGCAAGTCGTGGTCTTATGGCACAAAATGAGCATGTAACTATTCGTTCAGGTGTAGTTGCAGCCATATGTACTACTATCTTTTTAACTTTCCTTTATGTAATTGCAATTAGTATGAATCTTATAAACCCAGCTATACAACCAACTGAAAAAGTTATTATATGGGCATGTTTTAACGTTGTTCCCGCAATTATAGGTGTGTTTGTGTTAACTGGAGTTATGGCAGCTGGATTATCTTCTGCATCCACATTCCTATCTGTAGTAGGATTTAGTGCTACAAATGATATTGTTGAAATTAACTTTAAAGATCAAAACCAACAACTTTGGTTTAGTAGATGGATAATGCTTGCAATTGGTATTGTGGCATTAATATTAGCTTACTTTAACCCACCGGCAATAAGGGTAATATCTTGGTTTGCAAGTACTGTAATCGCAGCTTCTTGGGGACCTGTGGCATTTATGAGTGTTTGGAATAAAAAGATTACAGCTAAGGGTGCCCTATGGGGAATGGTAATGGGATTCTTCGGAAATGTGGCAGCTAGACTTATAAATAACTTCACACCAATTACCCTAAAGAATTTGTATCATCCATTCTTTATAGGATTATTCCTAGGATTCCTTGGAATTTACATAGGAACTAAAACTTCTAAAGTTACTAAGGAAGAAGAAGAATTCTTCAAAAATATGCACATTACTCCAGAGTCAGAAAAGGCTCCAGAATTATTTAATAGGGATAGACTTTATGGAAAAGTATTAATAGTTTCAGGAGTAGTAATTTCAGCAATCCTACTAGTATACTGGGCTATACCATTTAATAGTTTTGCTATTAAGTAA
- a CDS encoding alpha/beta hydrolase fold domain-containing protein, protein MEKERLDIFSKMSDQMKSVLRIQEERSKETFVTSDDFNVLREAYSKERQYWNEGAPSMNRIVNTTIDGPYGQIPIRIYYPNNNKNSCCSIYIHGGGFILGSVDTHDRIMRIFSNYSQNILVGIDYSLSPENKFPVALNECTTVIKYVKNYGYKYGINGNKISVVGDSSGANLSLAAILHMRDKGYDISYIKSLILYYGLYSLSNSKSMNLFGGTHNGFNQDDLEHYAMCYLNNEDYTNNPYFHCLSANLTHGIPATYVAVGDLDPLLDDNLNLHKILKEKGIKSKCDVYKGVLHSFLHYSKVLEESKTALEAGAKFLLDNINK, encoded by the coding sequence ATGGAGAAAGAGAGATTAGACATTTTTTCTAAAATGAGTGATCAAATGAAATCAGTTTTAAGGATACAGGAAGAAAGATCAAAGGAAACCTTTGTGACAAGTGATGATTTCAATGTATTAAGAGAAGCTTATAGTAAAGAAAGACAGTATTGGAATGAGGGGGCCCCATCTATGAATCGTATTGTAAATACGACCATAGATGGACCCTATGGACAAATACCTATTCGTATATATTACCCTAATAATAATAAGAATAGTTGTTGTTCCATATACATTCACGGAGGTGGATTCATATTAGGAAGTGTAGATACTCATGATAGAATAATGAGAATATTTTCTAATTATTCTCAAAATATCCTAGTAGGCATAGACTATAGCCTTTCTCCAGAAAATAAATTTCCAGTGGCCTTAAATGAATGCACAACTGTTATAAAATATGTTAAGAATTATGGATATAAATATGGAATTAACGGAAATAAAATCAGTGTAGTGGGAGATTCTAGTGGCGCTAATCTCTCACTAGCTGCTATTTTACATATGAGGGATAAGGGCTATGATATTTCCTATATAAAATCCCTAATATTATATTATGGCCTATATAGTTTAAGTAATTCTAAATCTATGAATCTCTTTGGCGGAACACATAATGGATTTAATCAAGATGATTTAGAACATTATGCCATGTGTTATTTAAATAATGAAGATTACACCAATAACCCATATTTTCATTGTTTATCGGCTAACTTAACCCATGGTATACCTGCCACATATGTAGCTGTGGGTGATTTAGATCCACTATTAGATGATAATTTGAATCTACACAAGATTTTAAAGGAAAAGGGAATAAAATCTAAGTGTGATGTTTATAAAGGAGTATTACATTCTTTTTTACACTACTCAAAGGTGTTAGAAGAGTCAAAAACTGCTTTAGAAGCTGGGGCAAAGTTTTTGCTAGATAATATTAATAAATGA
- a CDS encoding acetate--CoA ligase family protein: MDLKSLLAPKSVALIGASNKEGSLGHDMVRMINNGGFKGEVYPINPRYESVCGLKCYPSLESIGKPVDVAALCVAAKRVEGQVQNAIDSGVKSLVVFANCVVENDTTPSLEDKLIKMCNDANIPLLGHNAMGYYNNDIDLRVCGFEAPDEGVKGNISLISQSGSVFSTLGHNDPQLKFNLMVATGTGQVTSLSDYMIYAIEQETTKVLGVYMESIRKPERFIEALELAKEKRIPIVAMKVGKSELGAEFAKSHSGGLAGDDDAIQAVFDHYGVVRAESFDEMANTLLLFSHYEEIPKGGLVAIADSGGERNLLADDAEVVGIEYAKLSDKTMEELQEIQEFGQEASNPLDPWGTGIDFDKIFGDSLVTMMKDDNAAIGIISQDLRDDYFLSEGCIEALSHTRENTSKPLAFLTNYSGSRRGMYTQRLNEIGVPVLVGTQPALKAIKSFLEFRDFQYGNSQVKELDLSEESKKLLEENEVLQESDSMKVLDELGFPVAKAHLINSVDELKEKKELFEYPVVLKTAAEGILHKADVGGVVLNIENYESLEKYYVDMSSRLGNPSVVAPMVSFDVEIILGMKTDATFGPLVVVGAGGIYTELLNDKIVLLPNTSREEIVSKLKTLKTYKLFTGYRGTKEVNMGRLVDTIKNFCEIVSYLSSWAKEIDINPVALSGDKITALDALIICK, from the coding sequence ATGGATTTAAAATCATTGCTAGCACCTAAGAGTGTAGCACTTATAGGTGCATCAAATAAAGAAGGTTCATTAGGTCACGATATGGTAAGAATGATTAACAATGGTGGATTTAAGGGTGAAGTATATCCCATAAATCCAAGATATGAAAGTGTTTGTGGGTTAAAGTGTTATCCATCCCTTGAAAGTATAGGAAAACCAGTAGATGTAGCTGCACTATGTGTGGCTGCTAAGAGGGTAGAAGGGCAAGTACAAAATGCTATAGACTCAGGAGTAAAATCATTAGTAGTATTTGCTAATTGTGTAGTGGAAAATGATACTACTCCATCTTTAGAAGATAAATTAATTAAAATGTGTAATGATGCTAATATTCCACTTTTAGGACATAATGCCATGGGATATTACAATAACGATATAGATTTACGTGTTTGTGGATTTGAAGCTCCTGATGAAGGGGTTAAGGGGAATATTTCTTTAATATCCCAATCAGGATCCGTATTTAGTACATTAGGACATAATGATCCTCAGCTTAAATTTAATTTAATGGTTGCCACAGGTACGGGACAAGTAACAAGTTTATCTGATTATATGATTTATGCTATAGAACAAGAGACAACTAAAGTTTTAGGTGTATATATGGAATCTATTAGAAAACCAGAGAGATTTATTGAAGCTCTAGAGTTAGCTAAGGAAAAAAGAATTCCTATTGTAGCCATGAAGGTTGGTAAATCAGAGCTTGGAGCAGAGTTTGCAAAGAGTCATTCGGGAGGACTTGCAGGAGATGATGATGCTATACAAGCTGTATTTGATCATTATGGAGTAGTTAGAGCAGAGAGTTTTGATGAAATGGCTAATACACTATTATTATTCAGTCATTATGAAGAAATTCCTAAGGGTGGCCTAGTTGCCATTGCAGATTCAGGCGGAGAGAGAAACTTATTAGCTGATGATGCAGAAGTGGTAGGAATAGAATATGCAAAACTATCAGATAAAACTATGGAAGAATTGCAAGAAATTCAAGAGTTTGGTCAAGAGGCAAGTAATCCACTAGATCCTTGGGGCACTGGAATAGACTTTGATAAAATATTTGGAGATTCTTTAGTAACTATGATGAAAGATGATAATGCGGCAATAGGAATAATTTCTCAAGATTTAAGGGACGATTACTTCTTATCTGAAGGGTGTATAGAGGCCTTAAGTCATACTAGGGAAAACACATCAAAGCCATTGGCTTTCTTAACTAATTATAGTGGTAGTCGTAGAGGCATGTATACTCAGAGATTAAATGAGATTGGAGTGCCTGTGTTAGTAGGAACACAGCCTGCTTTAAAGGCTATAAAGTCATTCTTAGAATTTAGAGATTTTCAATATGGAAATTCTCAGGTAAAAGAATTAGATCTTTCTGAGGAAAGTAAGAAGTTATTAGAAGAAAATGAAGTGTTACAAGAGTCTGATTCTATGAAAGTACTAGATGAATTAGGATTCCCAGTAGCTAAAGCTCATTTAATAAATAGTGTGGATGAATTAAAGGAGAAAAAAGAGTTATTTGAATATCCAGTAGTATTAAAAACTGCTGCAGAAGGTATACTTCATAAGGCTGATGTGGGAGGAGTAGTATTAAATATTGAAAATTACGAATCTTTAGAAAAATACTATGTAGATATGTCATCAAGATTGGGAAATCCATCAGTAGTGGCACCAATGGTATCCTTTGATGTAGAAATAATTCTAGGAATGAAGACAGATGCTACTTTTGGACCATTAGTAGTAGTAGGGGCTGGTGGTATATATACAGAACTTTTAAATGATAAAATTGTATTATTGCCAAATACATCAAGGGAAGAGATAGTATCAAAATTAAAAACATTAAAGACATATAAACTATTTACTGGATATAGGGGAACTAAAGAGGTTAATATGGGAAGACTTGTGGATACAATTAAAAACTTCTGTGAAATAGTATCATATTTAAGTAGTTGGGCAAAGGAGATAGACATAAACCCAGTGGCTTTATCAGGAGATAAAATAACAGCATTAGATGCGTTAATTATATGTAAGTAA
- a CDS encoding CoA transferase subunit A codes for MKKEISVQEAVSIMKDGQILMVGGFMGTGSPHTIIQEMVNQNLKDLTIICNDTSWPGFGIGKIIENKMASKVISSHIGLNPETGRQMNEGETEVILTPQGTLAEQIRCAGSGQGGFLTPTGVGTIVEEGKRKIVVNGEEYLLELPLKAHVALIKGAIVDTKGNVYYDKAARNFNPLMAMAADTVIVEADEIVEVGQIDPNDVMTPGIFVDYIVKGEE; via the coding sequence ATGAAGAAAGAAATAAGTGTACAAGAAGCTGTATCCATTATGAAGGACGGTCAAATTTTAATGGTTGGAGGATTTATGGGAACGGGAAGCCCTCATACAATCATTCAAGAGATGGTTAACCAAAATTTAAAGGATCTAACTATCATATGTAATGACACATCCTGGCCAGGATTTGGCATAGGAAAAATTATTGAGAATAAAATGGCCAGCAAGGTAATAAGTTCTCATATAGGTCTTAATCCGGAAACGGGAAGACAAATGAATGAGGGAGAAACAGAAGTAATCCTTACTCCTCAAGGGACATTGGCAGAACAAATAAGATGTGCAGGTTCAGGTCAAGGTGGATTTTTAACTCCTACAGGTGTAGGTACTATAGTAGAAGAAGGAAAGAGAAAGATAGTTGTAAATGGAGAAGAATATTTATTAGAGTTACCTTTAAAGGCCCATGTGGCTTTAATAAAAGGTGCCATAGTAGATACAAAGGGAAATGTTTATTATGATAAGGCTGCCAGGAACTTTAATCCCCTAATGGCTATGGCGGCAGATACGGTGATTGTAGAGGCAGATGAAATAGTAGAAGTAGGTCAAATAGACCCTAACGATGTAATGACACCAGGAATATTCGTTGACTATATCGTGAAGGGGGAAGAATAA
- a CDS encoding 3-oxoacid CoA-transferase subunit B: MSSVKEIIAKRVAKELHDGDVVNLGIGLPTMVVNYVPEDVEVILQSENGFIGMGPAPEEGKEIKNLVNAGGTPVTVEPGAAFFDSSMSFSIIRGGHVDVTVLGSLQVDEEGNLANWMIPGKKVPGMGGAMDLVVGAKKVIIAMTHTAKGKAKILKKCTLPLTAKGQVNFIITEMGVMEVTDKGLELKEINPNYSIEQVQEATEATLIISKELKNMEV; the protein is encoded by the coding sequence ATGAGCAGTGTAAAAGAAATCATAGCTAAACGAGTTGCTAAGGAGCTACATGATGGAGATGTGGTGAATCTAGGAATCGGTCTTCCAACTATGGTAGTAAATTATGTACCAGAGGATGTGGAAGTAATACTACAATCAGAAAATGGATTTATAGGAATGGGACCAGCACCAGAGGAAGGAAAAGAAATAAAAAACCTTGTGAATGCAGGAGGAACTCCAGTAACTGTTGAACCTGGGGCGGCATTTTTTGATAGTTCCATGTCATTTTCAATAATAAGGGGCGGACATGTGGACGTAACTGTACTTGGCTCTCTTCAGGTAGATGAAGAGGGAAATTTAGCAAATTGGATGATACCAGGAAAAAAAGTACCAGGTATGGGAGGGGCTATGGACTTAGTAGTAGGTGCTAAGAAGGTTATTATAGCCATGACTCATACGGCTAAGGGAAAGGCCAAAATCTTAAAAAAGTGTACCTTACCCCTTACAGCAAAAGGTCAAGTTAACTTTATCATAACAGAGATGGGAGTAATGGAAGTTACGGATAAAGGATTAGAATTAAAAGAGATTAATCCAAACTATTCAATAGAGCAGGTGCAAGAAGCCACAGAAGCAACACTAATAATTTCTAAAGAATTAAAGAACATGGAAGTATAG
- a CDS encoding helix-turn-helix transcriptional regulator, producing MKLERLLAIVIKMLNKDKVTAKELADYFQVSVRTIQRDMEEINMTGIPIVSYKGPKGGYGILDNYKIHKNFFSDIEYKMLIMSLKGVAQVYEDKNLSAIIEKLGAIGPKGNEENNVVMDFSPWGNPKKRREKVNKIKNAIDNNRITQFEYIDNNGKESCRKVEPLSLILKINTWYLHAYCIARKDYRLFKVSRMRNIVITNDNFVKREDESVYKFNFEENIGTKLRLKFERQALNRLDDYFEIEDVNFNEDGYIYVDVTYPEDEWVYGMVLSFGDKVEVIEPDHIRKIIKDRAENIFNKYK from the coding sequence ATGAAATTAGAAAGATTGCTTGCCATAGTAATTAAAATGTTGAATAAGGACAAGGTAACAGCTAAAGAATTGGCAGATTACTTTCAAGTATCCGTAAGAACTATTCAAAGGGATATGGAAGAAATTAATATGACAGGCATTCCCATAGTTTCATACAAAGGACCTAAAGGTGGATATGGCATATTAGACAATTATAAGATTCATAAAAACTTTTTTTCTGATATAGAATATAAAATGTTAATTATGTCTTTAAAGGGAGTAGCTCAAGTTTATGAAGATAAGAATTTAAGTGCTATTATAGAAAAACTAGGAGCTATAGGACCTAAAGGGAATGAAGAAAACAATGTGGTAATGGACTTTAGCCCATGGGGAAATCCTAAAAAAAGAAGGGAAAAGGTTAACAAAATAAAAAATGCCATAGATAATAATAGAATTACCCAGTTTGAATATATAGATAACAATGGAAAAGAGTCCTGTAGAAAAGTGGAACCCCTCTCTTTAATATTAAAGATAAATACTTGGTATTTACATGCCTATTGTATAGCGAGAAAAGACTATAGACTATTTAAGGTTTCTAGAATGAGAAATATAGTAATTACTAATGATAATTTCGTTAAAAGAGAAGATGAGTCCGTATATAAGTTTAACTTTGAAGAAAATATAGGTACAAAGCTTAGATTGAAATTTGAAAGACAAGCATTAAATAGATTAGATGATTATTTTGAAATAGAAGATGTAAATTTCAATGAGGATGGATACATATATGTAGATGTAACATATCCAGAAGATGAATGGGTATATGGTATGGTTTTAAGTTTTGGGGATAAAGTAGAGGTTATAGAACCTGATCATATAAGAAAAATAATTAAAGATAGAGCAGAAAATATATTTAATAAATATAAATAA
- a CDS encoding zinc ribbon domain-containing protein, translating into MNMRLCQSCAMPLNDENLLGTNKDSSKNEEYCIYCLQKGEYTANITMDEMINVCVPHMMKEGYGEEKARGMLNELLPKLKRWKK; encoded by the coding sequence ATGAATATGAGATTATGTCAAAGTTGTGCAATGCCACTGAATGATGAAAATTTATTAGGAACAAATAAGGACAGTTCAAAAAATGAGGAGTACTGTATATATTGTCTCCAAAAGGGTGAATATACTGCTAATATAACTATGGATGAGATGATAAATGTATGTGTACCTCACATGATGAAAGAAGGATATGGAGAAGAGAAGGCTAGAGGAATGTTAAATGAATTGTTACCTAAATTAAAAAGGTGGAAAAAATAA
- a CDS encoding YaiI/YqxD family protein — translation MKILVDADACPVKNIALKVAKEYKIPIIMIKNICHELHDDYAQIITVDQGRDMADIVLINNTKDGDVVITQDYGVAALALSKKAVAINQNGLIYTNENIDGLLMRRHTNQQNRRKHKKYTKVPKRTKEDNERFEKKFRKLIEDRLNKK, via the coding sequence ATGAAAATATTAGTAGATGCAGATGCTTGTCCAGTGAAGAATATAGCACTGAAGGTGGCAAAGGAATATAAAATACCAATAATAATGATTAAAAATATTTGTCATGAACTTCATGATGATTATGCACAGATTATAACAGTAGACCAGGGAAGAGATATGGCAGATATAGTATTAATAAATAACACAAAGGATGGAGATGTGGTTATAACCCAAGACTATGGGGTGGCGGCTTTAGCTCTTTCTAAGAAAGCAGTGGCCATAAATCAAAATGGTTTAATTTATACTAATGAAAACATTGATGGGTTATTAATGAGAAGGCATACAAATCAGCAAAACAGGAGAAAACATAAAAAATATACTAAAGTTCCTAAAAGGACTAAGGAAGATAATGAAAGATTTGAAAAGAAATTTAGAAAACTAATAGAAGATAGGTTAAATAAAAAATAA
- a CDS encoding DegV family protein, with protein sequence MAIKILIDSTTYMPEEIREYYDIKVIPLSVTFEDGSFKETEMDPYEFYEKLDKSPTIPKSSQPNMKELYKLFEGVVKEGDEILGIFMSSGMSGTYNSANLVKEMILEKYNNAKINLIDSKCICMQHGYMAISAAKAAEEGKRLEEVTNIAKENFHKTRFIFSLSTLEYLKKGGRIGKVQALLGTVLKINPILTLTEGKPDVFLKVRTKKKAIGKMVEIFLEDARKFQLEGVTIHHVNCKEEGKKLAKRIEQDLNINVQISDVGAVVGVHVGPGAVGIAYHTKNIINLDS encoded by the coding sequence ATGGCAATTAAGATTCTAATAGATAGTACTACCTATATGCCTGAGGAAATAAGAGAGTATTATGACATTAAGGTGATACCTTTAAGTGTTACTTTTGAAGATGGTTCCTTTAAAGAGACTGAGATGGATCCCTATGAATTTTATGAGAAATTAGATAAAAGTCCAACCATACCAAAATCTTCTCAACCTAATATGAAAGAGCTATATAAATTATTTGAAGGTGTAGTTAAGGAAGGGGATGAAATATTAGGAATTTTCATGTCTTCTGGTATGAGTGGCACATATAATAGTGCTAATTTGGTAAAAGAAATGATACTTGAAAAATATAATAATGCAAAAATTAATTTAATAGATTCTAAATGTATTTGCATGCAACATGGATACATGGCCATAAGTGCGGCTAAGGCAGCTGAAGAAGGTAAACGCTTAGAGGAAGTTACTAATATAGCAAAGGAAAATTTCCATAAAACTAGGTTTATATTTTCATTATCTACCTTAGAATATTTAAAAAAGGGCGGTAGGATAGGAAAAGTTCAAGCCTTACTTGGAACAGTTCTTAAGATTAATCCTATTTTGACTTTGACAGAAGGAAAGCCAGATGTATTTCTTAAGGTGAGAACTAAGAAGAAGGCCATAGGAAAAATGGTTGAAATATTTTTAGAAGATGCAAGAAAGTTTCAATTAGAAGGAGTAACCATACATCATGTTAATTGTAAAGAGGAAGGAAAAAAACTGGCTAAAAGAATAGAACAAGATCTAAATATTAATGTGCAAATTTCAGATGTTGGAGCGGTAGTAGGAGTCCATGTGGGTCCTGGTGCTGTGGGAATAGCTTATCATACTAAAAATATAATAAATTTGGATTCTTAG